A single region of the Metarhizium brunneum chromosome 6, complete sequence genome encodes:
- the SF3A2 gene encoding Splicing factor 3A subunit 2 produces the protein MDYQNRAGSKFGGGGVASHSATNADRRERLRKLALETIDLDKDPYFFKNHVGSFECRLCLTVHQNDGSYLAHTQGKKHQTNLARRAAREQREGKANIDPATGLPSSVAASFAGGGARRNAVKIGRPGYKITKIRDPVTRQQGLLFQLQYPEAAPDMSPKWQVMNAFTQRVEEPDKNFQYLLVAAEPYETVGFKIPARELDKREGRGFCFWDPDAKEFWIQIMFMTEREERFNAAPGLAARR, from the coding sequence ATGGACTACCAAAACCGCGCGGGCTCAAaattcggcggcggcggcgtggcctCCCACTCCGCCACCAACGCCGACCGCCGCGAACGCCTGCGCAAGCTGGCCCTCGAAACAATCGACCTCGACAAGGACCCCTACTTCTTCAAGAACCACGTCGGCTCCTTCGAATGCCGCCTCTGCCTGACGGTGCACCAGAACGACGGCTCGTACCTCGCGCACACCCAGGGcaagaagcaccagaccaacctcgcgcgccgcgccgcccgcgAGCAGCGGGAGGGCAAGGCCAACATCGACCCGGCCACGGGCCTCCCCTCGAgcgtcgccgcctccttcgcgggcggcggcgcgcgcCGCAACGCCGTCAAGATCGGCCGCCCCGGCTACAAGATCACCAAGATCCGGGACCCCGTCACCAGGCAGCAGGGCCTGCTGTTCCAGCTGCAGTACCCCGAGGCCGCGCCCGACATGAGCCCCAAGTGGCAGGTCATGAATGCGTTCACGCAGCGCGTCGAGGAGCCCGACAAGAACTTTCAGTACCTGCTCGTGGCCGCCGAGCCCTACGAGACGGTCGGGTTCAAGATCCCCGCCAGGGAGCTGGACAAGAGGGAAGGCAGGGGCTTCTGCTTCTGGGACCCGGACGCCAAGGAGTTTTGGATACAGATCATGTTCATGACGGAGCGGGAGGAGAGGTTCAACGCCGCCCCGGGGTTGGCTGCCAGGAGATGA